One segment of Formicincola oecophyllae DNA contains the following:
- the rsmH gene encoding 16S rRNA (cytosine(1402)-N(4))-methyltransferase RsmH: MDNAAALLPSRPLVGAPANPAEKAQPWLARAQAAQGHFPVMLPEVVAALQPRPGGRYLDATFGGGGYSTAILDAATQGAQGADVHAIDRDPGAISRGQVLAKQREEAGFPGQLHLHQGSFSAMKELAGAYGPFDGIVLDLGVSSFQIDQAERGFSFRQDGPLDMRMGETGPTASDIVNTASEERLADILYHYGEEKRSRRVARALVEARSTAPITTTARLADIIRSAVPRERAGFDPATRSFQGLRIAVNDELGELERALQDAPTMLAPGGRLVVVSFHSLEDRLVKKAFAALSGRVARTNRHAPPQAVQNQGEAPFKPAHSKPVLPSNDETTLNPRSRSARLRCLERRSSTVQGKKGERS, encoded by the coding sequence ATGGATAATGCCGCAGCCCTTCTGCCCAGCAGGCCTTTGGTTGGCGCTCCAGCCAACCCTGCAGAAAAGGCCCAGCCCTGGCTGGCACGTGCCCAGGCTGCCCAAGGCCACTTCCCTGTCATGCTGCCTGAAGTGGTAGCGGCTTTACAGCCGCGCCCTGGTGGCCGTTACTTGGACGCCACTTTTGGGGGTGGTGGTTACAGCACAGCCATTCTAGATGCAGCCACCCAAGGCGCCCAAGGGGCTGACGTGCACGCTATAGACCGCGACCCTGGCGCCATCAGCCGGGGCCAGGTTTTGGCCAAGCAACGGGAGGAGGCTGGCTTTCCAGGCCAGTTGCACCTGCACCAGGGCAGCTTCAGCGCCATGAAGGAGCTGGCCGGCGCTTACGGCCCCTTTGATGGCATCGTGCTGGATCTTGGGGTGTCCTCTTTCCAGATAGACCAGGCTGAGCGGGGGTTCTCCTTCCGCCAAGATGGACCCCTTGACATGAGGATGGGGGAAACCGGTCCCACAGCTTCTGACATCGTCAATACGGCCAGCGAGGAACGGTTGGCTGACATCCTCTACCATTATGGAGAGGAGAAACGCTCACGCCGGGTGGCGCGCGCTTTGGTGGAGGCCCGCTCCACAGCACCCATAACGACCACAGCGCGCTTGGCTGACATCATCCGCAGCGCTGTCCCGCGTGAGCGTGCAGGCTTTGACCCCGCCACGCGCTCCTTCCAGGGGTTGCGCATTGCCGTCAACGATGAGCTGGGAGAGCTAGAGCGCGCCCTCCAAGATGCACCGACCATGCTTGCCCCAGGGGGGCGGCTGGTAGTGGTGAGCTTCCACTCCCTTGAGGACAGGCTGGTCAAGAAGGCGTTCGCAGCCCTTTCAGGGCGGGTGGCGCGCACTAACCGCCATGCGCCGCCACAAGCTGTGCAAAACCAAGGTGAAGCGCCGTTCAAGCCTGCGCACAGCAAGCCTGTTCTGCCTTCAAATGATGAAACCACACTTAATCCGCGTTCGCGTAGCGCGCGCCTGCGCTGCCTGGAGCGGCGCAGCAGCACGGTACAAGGGAAGAAGGGGGAACGGTCATGA
- the ftsL gene encoding cell division protein FtsL, with translation MSNRLTIGAATLAAVIGLVLYLKKQDTQNLERTVAQTIHETHQVQEHTALLRAQWALLNQPDRLDALSKQVLPGLHELNPRQFVRLDRVAAMLPPALHQPERAQIVAVAGPTASVAPVGVEAPVQTADHALPHAMVPVHAPEPELPLENATATQPKPTLVAAVLPHHHPLMAAATPAPIHHHTRPALHEVAARAPSSLSLRPAVQHAVRPARHDLFTAPHHAVGKLEQARMGSQHVQHIMAMPHKVVHQRATPSLANAVGSLSANPSHSVERPHASRHIPAAPAPALNTVSWQPHHNQPLPAPVPLAD, from the coding sequence ATGAGCAACCGTCTCACCATAGGGGCAGCAACACTGGCGGCGGTGATTGGGCTTGTTCTGTACCTCAAGAAGCAAGACACCCAGAACTTGGAACGCACCGTCGCGCAGACCATCCATGAAACCCACCAGGTTCAAGAACACACAGCCCTGCTGCGTGCGCAGTGGGCGTTGCTTAACCAGCCAGACCGCCTTGACGCGCTCTCCAAGCAAGTGTTGCCAGGCTTGCATGAACTGAACCCCAGGCAGTTTGTTCGCCTTGACCGTGTGGCGGCCATGCTGCCCCCAGCCCTTCACCAGCCTGAGCGGGCACAGATAGTCGCTGTAGCTGGTCCCACTGCTTCCGTTGCCCCTGTTGGGGTGGAAGCACCCGTTCAGACTGCAGACCATGCGCTGCCCCATGCCATGGTCCCTGTACATGCTCCTGAACCCGAATTGCCGCTTGAGAATGCCACCGCCACCCAGCCCAAGCCCACTTTAGTAGCGGCTGTGCTCCCTCACCACCATCCGCTCATGGCTGCCGCCACTCCAGCGCCCATTCACCACCACACAAGGCCCGCCCTGCATGAAGTCGCAGCGCGCGCCCCCAGCAGCCTGAGTTTGCGCCCCGCTGTGCAGCACGCCGTGCGTCCTGCGCGCCATGACCTCTTCACAGCTCCCCACCATGCTGTAGGGAAGCTGGAGCAGGCACGCATGGGCAGCCAGCATGTTCAGCATATCATGGCCATGCCCCATAAGGTGGTCCACCAGCGCGCCACACCAAGCCTGGCCAACGCTGTAGGTTCGCTTTCAGCAAATCCCAGCCACAGTGTGGAGCGTCCCCATGCCTCAAGGCACATCCCCGCGGCACCTGCGCCAGCGCTCAACACGGTTTCATGGCAGCCCCACCATAACCAGCCCCTGCCAGCCCCTGTTCCCCTGGCTGATTAA
- a CDS encoding peptidoglycan D,D-transpeptidase FtsI family protein, with translation MTERPPHPPTPLPPWAGPDPYQPAPFQGTGAPPPNSATLFAGVQLSQWLQRAHTRLLFVCCGFGVLYLALATKAFMATVGHPLAPQPNQLRQQVPAIPHSDPTGALSDVLTMPHVHRATITDRNGQALALSLPVAQLYANPQEIDAAADADDVARRVHAILPDSTRLPDLQRHLRDTKKRFAYLARNISLAQEKAINDLGVPGLYFEEGEQRHYPLGKTASHVMGGVDVDSHGIAGVEKYFDQRLTSDPTPLRLSIDARIQSVMRDELAATMDNFQAIGAAAVLMDVRTGELIAMVSLPDYDANDFGHLGAFVGADHDKRFNRVITGLYEPGSTFKLQTAAMALDSGVVHIWDRFCTIPIHVGRFKISDLKTDHFAPYLALPSVLAHSSNPAAAHIALDVGPERQQAWLRTLGFLDKVPVELPGAAHPIAPSPARWSAVSTMTIGFGHGVALSPLAIVRGLAAAGNGGILVKPTLLAHDTLPDDNTVPEGPRVMQPSTSDMLRRILRLDVTHGTGRRGESVGYLVGGKTGTAEKIGANGRYLKHVNITAFTGMFPMNAPRYALYVMLDAPHGTAATHGYTTAGWIAAPLFSQMVRRVAPMLGMLPETPEHAAQLDAKLSLPLDPTPPRGTRPLGPGNDPGLAWLNRGGHPKRHPTKEGAKGSRKTP, from the coding sequence ATGACAGAGCGCCCTCCTCACCCCCCTACCCCTTTACCGCCATGGGCTGGGCCTGATCCTTACCAACCAGCCCCTTTCCAGGGCACGGGCGCGCCGCCACCCAACAGCGCCACCCTTTTTGCCGGGGTGCAGCTGTCCCAATGGCTGCAGCGTGCCCACACACGCCTTCTGTTTGTGTGTTGCGGTTTTGGCGTGCTTTACCTGGCCTTGGCCACCAAGGCGTTCATGGCAACGGTTGGCCACCCTTTGGCACCCCAACCCAACCAGTTGCGCCAGCAAGTGCCGGCCATTCCGCACAGCGACCCAACAGGGGCACTGAGTGATGTCCTCACCATGCCCCATGTGCACCGCGCCACCATCACGGACCGCAACGGCCAGGCCTTGGCCCTTTCGTTGCCTGTGGCACAGCTTTACGCCAACCCCCAGGAGATTGACGCTGCCGCTGATGCTGATGACGTCGCCAGGCGCGTCCATGCCATCCTGCCTGACAGCACGCGCCTGCCTGACCTGCAGCGCCATTTGCGCGACACAAAAAAACGTTTTGCCTACTTGGCGCGCAACATCTCCCTAGCGCAGGAAAAGGCCATCAATGACCTTGGCGTGCCTGGCCTCTATTTTGAGGAAGGCGAGCAGCGCCACTATCCCTTGGGCAAAACGGCCTCCCATGTCATGGGTGGGGTGGATGTGGACAGCCACGGCATCGCTGGGGTGGAGAAGTATTTTGACCAGCGCCTGACCTCAGACCCCACCCCGCTGCGCCTTTCCATTGATGCGCGCATCCAAAGCGTCATGCGTGACGAGTTGGCAGCCACCATGGACAACTTCCAGGCCATCGGCGCTGCCGCCGTTTTGATGGATGTACGCACTGGCGAGCTGATCGCCATGGTCAGCCTGCCTGATTACGATGCTAACGATTTCGGGCATTTGGGCGCCTTCGTTGGCGCTGACCATGACAAGCGCTTCAACCGCGTCATCACAGGTCTTTACGAGCCTGGATCCACCTTCAAGCTACAAACAGCAGCCATGGCGCTGGACAGTGGTGTTGTGCACATTTGGGACAGGTTCTGCACCATTCCCATCCATGTGGGGCGGTTCAAGATCTCTGACCTTAAAACAGACCATTTTGCCCCTTACCTGGCGCTGCCCAGCGTTTTGGCGCATTCCTCCAACCCGGCAGCGGCGCACATTGCCCTTGACGTGGGGCCAGAACGCCAGCAGGCCTGGCTGCGCACGCTGGGTTTCCTCGATAAAGTGCCGGTAGAATTGCCAGGCGCAGCCCACCCTATTGCCCCTAGCCCAGCACGGTGGAGTGCCGTCTCCACCATGACGATTGGCTTTGGCCATGGTGTTGCCCTCAGCCCTTTGGCCATCGTGCGGGGCCTGGCGGCAGCAGGCAATGGTGGCATCCTGGTCAAGCCAACGCTGCTGGCCCACGACACCCTGCCTGATGACAACACCGTGCCTGAAGGACCACGCGTCATGCAGCCCTCCACATCTGATATGCTGCGCCGCATCCTGCGGTTGGACGTGACCCATGGCACGGGGCGCAGGGGGGAAAGCGTGGGCTACCTGGTGGGAGGCAAAACAGGCACCGCCGAGAAAATCGGCGCTAATGGGCGCTACCTAAAGCATGTCAACATCACCGCTTTTACGGGTATGTTCCCCATGAATGCACCGCGCTACGCGCTTTACGTCATGCTAGACGCCCCCCATGGCACAGCGGCCACCCATGGCTACACCACAGCGGGGTGGATTGCAGCGCCGCTGTTCTCCCAAATGGTCAGGCGTGTGGCCCCTATGCTGGGCATGTTGCCTGAAACCCCTGAACACGCTGCCCAGCTGGACGCCAAGCTGAGCCTGCCGCTTGACCCTACCCCGCCGCGGGGCACGCGCCCCTTAGGGCCAGGCAACGATCCTGGCCTGGCGTGGCTCAATAGAGGTGGGCACCCCAAGCGCCACCCCACCAAGGAGGGCGCCAAAGGCAGCAGGAAGACGCCATGA
- a CDS encoding UDP-N-acetylmuramoyl-L-alanyl-D-glutamate--2,6-diaminopimelate ligase, protein MKPALPPLTPALAPEVLERLPAVTADSRTVTPGGVFVALPGAHHNGSAFIPQALAAGARLVVADPASVEAFKATHPDAPLHSCPDPARWLALMAEELARRHQGPAPDCVVAVTGTNGKTSTADFLRQLWKREGLTAASIGTLGLVSDVALPAPPALTTPDAVSMASALHDLAQAGVNHVVVEASSHGLAQRRLDGVPLKGAGFTNLTRDHLDYHGTMADYGTAKMRLFDTLLPPGAVAAAVTALEGAWLERLRATAQSRGLHWRLVGERSKGGERPWLEVLEAMPEPGGQRVQLAWQGKALPPFLFPVPGRFQLDNALLALALCAPAGTGEGTVKRLVGHLEHLKGVPGRCECCAMLPQGAGASPAALYVDYAHTPDALEKVLDSLRPHVAPGGRLWVVLGAGGDRDRGKRPLMGAAAVRGADGVIITDDNPRHEDPAAIRQAVLEGALAERAAQHQSKLIHEVAGRAQALQQAVAGLGPGDVLLVAGKGHEKGQIIGDEVHPFDDRALTAALAHAQALQSNAPPANPTGEQP, encoded by the coding sequence ATGAAACCTGCCCTGCCCCCTTTGACCCCTGCCCTGGCGCCTGAAGTCCTTGAACGCCTCCCTGCCGTGACGGCAGACAGCCGTACAGTCACTCCTGGCGGCGTTTTTGTGGCATTGCCGGGCGCCCACCATAATGGCAGCGCTTTCATCCCCCAGGCGCTTGCAGCAGGTGCGCGCTTGGTGGTGGCAGACCCAGCCAGTGTTGAAGCTTTCAAGGCCACGCACCCTGACGCGCCCCTCCACAGCTGCCCTGACCCAGCACGCTGGCTTGCCCTCATGGCAGAGGAGCTAGCGCGGCGCCACCAAGGGCCGGCCCCTGACTGCGTGGTGGCGGTGACGGGCACCAATGGCAAAACCAGCACAGCTGACTTCCTGCGCCAGCTTTGGAAACGGGAGGGTTTGACTGCAGCCAGCATTGGCACCTTGGGTTTGGTTAGTGACGTAGCACTGCCAGCGCCACCTGCCCTGACCACGCCAGACGCCGTTTCCATGGCAAGTGCCCTGCACGATTTGGCTCAGGCCGGCGTCAACCATGTTGTGGTGGAGGCCTCCTCCCATGGGTTGGCGCAACGCCGTCTGGATGGCGTACCCCTGAAGGGGGCTGGGTTTACCAACCTCACCCGTGACCACTTGGATTACCATGGTACGATGGCGGATTACGGCACGGCCAAAATGCGCCTTTTCGACACACTCCTCCCACCAGGGGCTGTGGCAGCCGCCGTCACCGCGCTCGAAGGGGCGTGGCTTGAGCGCCTGCGCGCTACCGCACAAAGCCGGGGGCTGCATTGGCGCCTGGTGGGGGAACGTTCCAAGGGGGGGGAACGCCCCTGGCTGGAAGTGCTGGAGGCCATGCCTGAACCAGGCGGCCAGCGCGTCCAGCTGGCGTGGCAAGGTAAGGCGCTGCCCCCCTTCCTTTTCCCGGTGCCAGGACGTTTCCAGCTGGACAACGCCTTGCTGGCCTTGGCGCTGTGCGCGCCAGCAGGGACTGGGGAGGGCACCGTCAAGCGCCTGGTTGGGCATTTGGAGCACCTCAAAGGGGTGCCGGGGCGCTGCGAATGCTGCGCCATGCTGCCTCAGGGCGCTGGTGCTAGCCCAGCTGCCCTTTATGTTGATTATGCCCACACCCCTGACGCCCTTGAAAAAGTCCTGGACAGTTTGCGGCCCCACGTAGCCCCTGGTGGGCGGCTTTGGGTTGTGCTGGGTGCTGGCGGCGACCGTGACCGTGGCAAGCGGCCCTTGATGGGCGCTGCGGCTGTGCGTGGGGCTGATGGCGTCATCATCACCGATGACAACCCACGCCATGAGGATCCTGCAGCCATCCGCCAAGCTGTGCTTGAAGGGGCGCTGGCTGAACGGGCCGCTCAGCACCAAAGCAAACTCATTCATGAAGTGGCCGGCCGCGCCCAGGCCCTACAACAAGCTGTGGCGGGGCTTGGCCCTGGGGATGTGCTGCTTGTGGCCGGCAAAGGCCACGAGAAGGGCCAAATCATTGGTGACGAAGTGCACCCTTTTGACGACCGCGCCCTCACAGCGGCGCTGGCCCACGCGCAGGCCCTCCAAAGCAACGCCCCTCCCGCCAATCCAACAGGAGAACAGCCATGA
- a CDS encoding UDP-N-acetylmuramoyl-tripeptide--D-alanyl-D-alanine ligase: protein MKASTTAVPANLQPLWRAGELAQAVGGQWQPGAFQASPEQAAAGCVAIDSRTISQPTPGEVGALFVALRGATDGHRFIRKALENGACCIVADNADTIQADGTPLTAAERARLLLVGDTFKALEDLGRYARARFQGQMVAVTGSVGKTTVKTMMALALEGAAQATGAGPGGVHAAKASFNNHLGVPLTLANMPPTARYAVCEIGMNHPGEVFPLAAMVKPDVAIITNIGTAHLGNMGSQKAIAEEKAALFQTLDTSRPGPKAAIFPLETPCADVLLAAVPKGVASIGLVAGKATAPDGLRPTHNVVLSHLVESATGSHGTLNAPSWHADLPGLAVNTPGRHLLEDAALVGCALLGLGLAGAVLDSALRALSTFNPGRGRGAVVALPSGVSVIDESYNASGPSVRAALSALRLRVDENGGAGRAVAALGDIRELGVFSAAEHKGLASAVQGAGVLAFCCGPGMRHLYDALPPELQGGWAETPQELAHSAAPILQPHDIVLVKGSNGSRMDQFTATLAALLASLPPPG from the coding sequence ATGAAGGCCTCCACCACTGCCGTGCCTGCCAATCTGCAGCCCTTATGGCGCGCTGGGGAATTGGCTCAGGCTGTGGGGGGGCAATGGCAACCTGGCGCCTTCCAGGCTAGTCCTGAACAGGCGGCGGCTGGCTGCGTTGCCATTGACAGTCGCACCATCAGCCAGCCAACCCCTGGGGAGGTTGGCGCCCTTTTTGTGGCTTTGAGGGGGGCGACTGATGGTCACCGCTTCATCAGGAAAGCCCTTGAAAACGGCGCTTGCTGCATTGTGGCTGACAACGCTGACACCATCCAGGCTGATGGCACCCCCCTGACGGCAGCGGAACGAGCGCGCCTTTTACTGGTGGGTGACACTTTCAAAGCGCTTGAGGACCTGGGGCGTTATGCTAGGGCGCGTTTCCAGGGGCAGATGGTGGCCGTGACAGGCAGCGTTGGCAAAACCACCGTCAAAACCATGATGGCCCTTGCGCTGGAAGGGGCAGCCCAGGCAACCGGCGCGGGTCCTGGGGGGGTCCATGCGGCTAAAGCCTCCTTCAACAACCACCTAGGCGTGCCGCTGACACTGGCCAACATGCCCCCAACCGCCCGTTACGCAGTGTGTGAGATCGGCATGAACCACCCAGGGGAAGTTTTCCCCCTGGCTGCTATGGTTAAGCCTGACGTGGCTATCATCACCAATATCGGCACGGCTCATCTCGGCAACATGGGCAGCCAGAAGGCCATCGCTGAAGAAAAAGCAGCGCTTTTCCAAACGCTTGACACCAGCCGCCCTGGGCCGAAGGCTGCAATCTTCCCTCTGGAAACGCCCTGCGCTGATGTGCTTCTGGCTGCGGTGCCAAAAGGTGTGGCCAGCATAGGGCTGGTGGCGGGTAAAGCCACAGCGCCCGATGGCCTGCGCCCAACCCATAATGTGGTGCTGTCACATTTGGTGGAAAGCGCCACAGGCAGCCATGGCACGTTGAATGCGCCAAGCTGGCACGCAGATCTGCCTGGGTTGGCTGTGAACACGCCTGGCCGCCACCTTCTAGAAGACGCCGCCTTGGTGGGGTGTGCACTGCTGGGGCTTGGGCTGGCAGGGGCGGTTTTAGATAGCGCTTTGAGGGCGCTATCCACATTCAACCCAGGCCGTGGGCGTGGTGCCGTGGTAGCGCTACCCTCAGGGGTGAGCGTGATTGACGAAAGCTACAACGCCTCTGGCCCCAGCGTGCGCGCAGCCCTGAGCGCGCTGCGGCTGCGTGTTGATGAGAATGGGGGTGCCGGCCGTGCCGTGGCGGCCCTTGGCGACATCCGCGAACTGGGCGTTTTCAGCGCAGCGGAGCACAAGGGCCTCGCCAGTGCTGTGCAGGGGGCAGGGGTGTTGGCCTTCTGCTGCGGTCCCGGTATGCGGCACCTTTATGATGCTCTCCCCCCTGAACTCCAGGGGGGGTGGGCTGAGACCCCGCAGGAACTGGCCCACAGCGCAGCCCCAATCCTGCAGCCCCATGACATTGTTCTGGTCAAAGGCAGCAATGGTTCACGCATGGACCAGTTCACCGCCACGCTGGCAGCCCTCCTGGCCTCTTTGCCGCCACCAGGTTAA
- the mraY gene encoding phospho-N-acetylmuramoyl-pentapeptide-transferase: MFYYLFDNQDVGHGGLINLMHYITFRAGCACLTALVVALAIGPAVIRVLKRIQRDGQPIRAVGPERHLTEKAGTPTMGGIIILAALTVATVLWGDWGDGFVWACLLTTLGFGAVGFMDDYAKLAQRSSAGLSKKTRLGAEFALSITACWWMQHITPPEIASAIAFPFAKSLLLPLGVLFPLWGSVIITGFGNAVNLTDGLDGLATVPVIITSMVFALITYMVGNHVFADYLQLHHVPGTGELAVFLAALIGACLGFLWYNAPPAQVFMGDTGSLALGAALGSVAVAVKHELVLCLVGGLFVVETLSVIIQVMWFKRTGKRVFLMAPLHHHFEKLGWSEPKIVIRFWIISFVLGLCGLATLKLR, encoded by the coding sequence ATGTTCTATTACCTGTTCGATAACCAAGATGTTGGTCACGGCGGCCTGATCAACCTGATGCACTACATCACGTTCCGCGCTGGCTGCGCCTGCCTCACAGCGCTGGTGGTGGCGCTGGCCATCGGCCCTGCCGTCATCAGAGTGCTCAAGCGCATTCAGCGCGATGGCCAGCCCATCAGGGCGGTGGGGCCTGAACGCCACCTGACAGAAAAAGCAGGCACCCCCACCATGGGCGGCATCATCATCTTGGCAGCGCTCACAGTGGCAACAGTGCTGTGGGGTGACTGGGGGGATGGGTTCGTTTGGGCCTGCCTGCTGACGACTTTGGGCTTTGGCGCTGTTGGCTTCATGGACGATTACGCTAAGCTAGCGCAACGCAGCAGCGCTGGGCTTTCTAAGAAAACACGCTTGGGGGCGGAGTTCGCGCTCTCCATTACGGCCTGCTGGTGGATGCAGCATATCACGCCACCTGAAATCGCTAGCGCCATCGCCTTTCCCTTCGCCAAAAGCCTCCTTTTACCGCTAGGCGTTCTGTTCCCGCTGTGGGGCAGCGTCATCATCACGGGTTTTGGCAATGCTGTGAACCTGACGGATGGCCTTGACGGCCTGGCCACCGTTCCCGTCATCATTACCTCCATGGTGTTTGCGCTCATCACCTACATGGTGGGCAACCATGTTTTCGCTGACTACCTGCAGCTGCACCATGTTCCCGGCACAGGCGAACTGGCGGTGTTCCTGGCGGCCCTCATTGGGGCGTGCTTGGGTTTTCTCTGGTACAACGCCCCCCCTGCCCAGGTATTCATGGGCGATACAGGGTCCCTGGCGTTGGGGGCAGCGTTGGGTTCTGTGGCTGTGGCCGTCAAGCATGAGCTCGTCCTGTGCCTTGTGGGGGGCCTTTTTGTGGTGGAGACGCTCTCCGTCATCATTCAGGTCATGTGGTTCAAGCGCACAGGCAAGCGCGTTTTCTTGATGGCGCCGCTGCATCACCATTTCGAAAAGCTGGGTTGGTCTGAACCCAAGATCGTCATCCGCTTCTGGATTATCTCCTTTGTGCTGGGCCTTTGCGGCCTGGCCACACTCAAGCTGCGCTGA